One Terriglobales bacterium genomic region harbors:
- the nuoK gene encoding NADH-quinone oxidoreductase subunit NuoK yields MGPITTLDYLVVAAALFVIGTIGVVTRRNVVIILMSIELILNAVNLNLVAFSRLWNLQGQVFSIFVITDAAAEAAVGLGILIAFFRNKETINVDEVDLLKW; encoded by the coding sequence ATGGGACCGATCACGACTCTCGATTATCTGGTAGTAGCTGCGGCATTGTTTGTCATAGGCACTATTGGCGTGGTCACGCGGCGCAATGTGGTGATCATCCTTATGTCGATCGAGCTGATCCTGAATGCCGTAAACCTGAACCTGGTGGCGTTTTCCAGACTGTGGAACCTCCAAGGTCAGGTGTTTTCGATCTTCGTGATCACTGATGCGGCGGCGGAAGCTGCCGTCGGTCTGGGAATCCTGATCGCCTTTTTCCGCAATAAAGAAACCATCAATGTGGATGAAGTCGATCTATTGAAGTGGTAG
- a CDS encoding NADH-quinone oxidoreductase subunit J translates to MNPIAPRFFFYLLSGVAMVSAILVITRRNPVHAALALIFTLLSLAGLYLMLYAPFVAGVQVILYAGGIMVLFLFVIMLVNIDRNVKEEQFNQQWLLGILTSLVLGGIITVVYLKGSSIFPQNAISLPEQSNTQQVGLALYQTYLLPFEIASLLLLVAIVGAVVMAKKRI, encoded by the coding sequence ATGAATCCCATTGCTCCAAGGTTCTTCTTCTATCTGCTCTCGGGAGTCGCCATGGTGAGCGCGATCTTGGTGATCACGCGCAGGAACCCGGTGCACGCGGCGCTGGCGCTGATCTTCACATTACTCTCGCTCGCAGGGCTGTACTTGATGCTCTATGCCCCGTTTGTTGCCGGCGTGCAGGTGATTCTCTATGCCGGCGGGATCATGGTGCTCTTCTTGTTTGTGATCATGTTGGTGAACATTGACCGCAACGTAAAGGAAGAACAATTCAATCAGCAATGGCTGCTGGGTATTTTGACCAGCCTGGTGCTGGGCGGAATCATCACCGTGGTCTATTTGAAGGGGAGCAGCATCTTCCCGCAAAACGCCATTTCGCTGCCGGAACAGAGCAACACGCAGCAGGTTGGGCTGGCGCTCTACCAGACGTATTTGTTGCCTTTTGAAATTGCATCGCTGCTTCTGCTGGTGGCCATCGTGGGTGCGGTAGTAATGGCGAAGAAGCGGATCTGA
- a CDS encoding NADH-quinone oxidoreductase subunit I: MNRKKGLSTFVREALLLDLLQGLGVTFRNQHPQRIYTEQYPLKRPQIAERYRGLPRLNVNPDTGETLCIACDLCAKACPEHLITVESERDATTKRKVLTRYTFDISRCMFCGLCQESCSTDALELSQDFELAQYSRDGLILDRTRLERGLEVTVYTR; encoded by the coding sequence GTGAACAGAAAAAAGGGGCTGTCAACCTTCGTCCGCGAGGCCCTGCTCCTCGACCTGTTGCAGGGTCTAGGGGTGACGTTTCGCAATCAGCATCCGCAGCGAATCTATACGGAGCAGTATCCCCTAAAGCGCCCGCAGATTGCAGAGCGCTATCGCGGCCTGCCGCGGCTGAACGTGAATCCGGATACGGGGGAGACGCTGTGCATCGCCTGTGATCTGTGCGCCAAGGCTTGTCCTGAGCACCTGATCACAGTCGAGAGCGAACGCGATGCAACGACCAAGCGCAAAGTTCTGACTCGGTATACCTTTGATATCAGCCGATGCATGTTCTGTGGGCTGTGCCAGGAATCCTGCTCCACTGACGCCCTGGAACTCTCGCAGGACTTCGAGTTGGCGCAGTATAGCCGCGATGGCCTGATCCTTGACCGTACGCGCCTGGAGCGCGGTCTGGAAGTGACGGTGTATACGCGATGA